A window from Mya arenaria isolate MELC-2E11 chromosome 9, ASM2691426v1 encodes these proteins:
- the LOC128245961 gene encoding gastrin/cholecystokinin type B receptor-like produces the protein MSDNSTHELLQREALAETTIPAWVSIATTVVLTLVFIMCISGNSLVGAVQLRQPRRSSTDYFVLTMAAFDFLTGLTLIPWMVFSLHLPLRLMVASDAICKVYQYFRYAVNIASTVLLSAIALDRYFKVCRPHSNALSPIKARRTCLVLSAGVLIGCAPITFNEKLNMDTMLCGRVSALGLVFDTILLLTFVGLFAVTSVSYFLVAKALRKRRRIRTENAVSYHTSKRTSSDQTVAIREPIVAISGDQIDATLTKHSIVTISQSRTNNEDSVQGNTHNKPNFKTNKESGTIDPMPIPHTTAYGPSHCSQGVQSNAFKAYRQTPLTTQTPPKSDRRLTRVTFAMFLITVVYIASWIITLMAMGLVQAQSWSEHSLILQQTLLKTYIVNCATNPLFYIWISSTFRSRVRETLTCYRQ, from the coding sequence ATGTCGGACAACTCAACTCATGAACTGTTGCAACGAGAAGCTTTGGCAGAAACAACAATTCCGGCATGGGTCTCCATTGCAACTACGGTTGTCCTGACGCTCGTTTTCATTATGTGTATTTCTGGTAACTCTCTCGTGGGCGCCGTTCAGTTGCGCCAGCCACGCCGCTCAAGCACGGACTATTTTGTATTAACCATGGCGGCGTTTGACTTTCTCACGGGACTGACGCTCATCCCATGGATGGTGTTTTCGCTGCACCTGCCTTTAAGGTTAATGGTCGCCAGTGACGCCATATGTAAAGTGTATCAGTACTTCCGGTACGCAGTTAACATCGCCAGCACTGTCCTACTATCCGCGATCGCGTTGGACCGCTACTTCAAGGTATGTAGGCCGCATTCCAACGCGCTTAGCCCGATCAAAGCGCGCCgaacatgccttgttttatcCGCCGGCGTCTTAATTGGTTGTGCACCCATCACTTTCAACGAGAAACTAAACATGGACACTATGCTGTGTGGACGAGTCAGTGCTTTAGGCCTGGTCTTTGACACCATTcttttgttgacatttgttggtTTGTTTGCAGTTACGTCAGTGTCCTATTTCCTTGTAGCAAAAGCGTTAAGAAAACGACGGAGGATACGAACAGAAAACGCAGTTTCTTACCACACTTCTAAACGCACCTCAAGCGATCAGACTGTTGCTATTCGTGAACCGATTGTCGCTATTAGCGGAGACCAGATTGACGCTACTCTAACCAAACATAGTATCGTGACTATAAGTCAAAGTAGAACAAACAATGAAGATAGTGTTCAAGGCAACACACataataaaccaaacttcaaaacCAACAAGGAATCAGGTACCATTGACCCAATGCCAATTCCGCACACAACAGCGTACGGACCCAGCCATTGTAGCCAAGGAGTTCAGAGCAATGCTTTTAAAGCTTACAGACAAACACCATTGACAACGCAAACTCCGCCAAAATCAGATCGACGTTTGACACGCGTCACTTTCGCAATGTTTCTAATAACGGTGGTGTATATAGCGTCATGGATTATAACGTTGATGGCCATGGGGTTGGTGCAGGCCCAATCCTGGTCGGAGCACAGCTTGATCCTGCAGCAAACGCTTCTGAAGACGTATATCGTGAACTGTGCAACCAATCCACTGTTCTACATCTGGATAAGTTCTACCTTTCGTAGCCGGGTGAGGGAAACCCTAACGTGCTACCGTCAATGA